A part of Gemmobacter sp. 24YEA27 genomic DNA contains:
- a CDS encoding acyl-homoserine-lactone synthase: MGWIPKARSSPASVCSDDRPAYAVRCVSEILDGEAPLRSSRIWESTRFCVDTARLSGTGPNHGFARATCELMVATLETCRNAGSRTSSR; this comes from the coding sequence TTGGGCTGGATACCGAAGGCGAGGTCATCTCCTGCGTCCGTCTGCTCAGACGACCGGCCCGCATATGCTGTCAGATGTGTTAGCGAGATCCTCGATGGCGAGGCCCCGCTGCGGTCATCCAGGATCTGGGAATCGACCCGATTCTGCGTTGATACGGCCCGGCTGTCCGGGACGGGGCCGAACCACGGTTTCGCGCGCGCCACGTGCGAGCTGATGGTCGCCACGCTCGAGACCTGCCGGAATGCGGGTTCTCGGACATCATCACGGTGA
- a CDS encoding acyl-homoserine-lactone synthase — protein MYGLRARVFSDASGWDVSIEQGREIDRFDHLDPLYLVGLDTEGEVISCVRLLRRPARICCQMC, from the coding sequence ATGTACGGGCTGCGTGCCCGGGTTTTCAGTGACGCGTCTGGTTGGGACGTGAGCATCGAACAAGGGCGCGAAATCGATCGCTTTGATCATCTCGACCCGCTCTATCTCGTTGGGCTGGATACCGAAGGCGAGGTCATCTCCTGCGTCCGTCTGCTCAGACGACCGGCCCGCATATGCTGTCAGATGTGTTAG
- a CDS encoding autoinducer binding domain-containing protein: protein MFRVVFCAAREFGISDRGVTIPVRGPFGDTGMLSVTRDTDDHNGIR from the coding sequence ATTTTTCGCGTTGTTTTCTGTGCCGCCCGGGAATTCGGGATTTCGGACCGTGGGGTAACGATCCCGGTGCGCGGGCCTTTCGGTGATACCGGGATGCTCAGCGTGACGCGCGACACCGACGATCATAATGGCATTCGATGA
- a CDS encoding autoinducer binding domain-containing protein: protein MHGYVTYPEEWKRHYTQQAYHLIDPTLRIAQRSIATDRLVADRTKREFFALFSVPPGNSGFRTVG from the coding sequence ATGCATGGCTATGTCACCTATCCTGAAGAGTGGAAGCGCCATTATACCCAACAGGCCTATCACCTGATTGACCCGACCCTGCGAATCGCGCAGCGCAGCATCGCAACCGATCGACTGGTCGCGGATCGAACAAAGCGAGAATTTTTCGCGTTGTTTTCTGTGCCGCCCGGGAATTCGGGATTTCGGACCGTGGGGTAA
- a CDS encoding 2-dehydro-3-deoxygalactonokinase — protein MQGAPMARAFSARSLVLMGRLTPEEIADHLSGLLIGDEIGAGLEAIAERTRVTLIGRGVLAGRYARAFVAFGVTTRVAPECMNRRGLF, from the coding sequence ATCCAGGGCGCGCCGATGGCACGGGCCTTCTCGGCCCGCAGCCTCGTGCTGATGGGGCGGCTCACGCCGGAAGAAATCGCCGATCACCTCTCGGGGCTGCTGATCGGCGATGAGATCGGGGCCGGGCTGGAAGCCATAGCTGAGAGAACAAGGGTAACCCTGATCGGACGCGGCGTTCTGGCGGGGCGCTATGCCCGCGCCTTCGTGGCGTTCGGGGTGACAACGAGGGTTGCACCCGAATGTATGAACCGGCGCGGGCTTTTTTAA
- a CDS encoding Gfo/Idh/MocA family oxidoreductase has product MKIALVGIGKIALDQHVPALNASPDWEIAATVSRSGTVPGVEAFTRIEDMLAARPDIGVVSLALPPVPRFAVAEAALSAGRHVMLEKPPAASLAEIHALERLATGQGVSLYTSWHSREAAGVAAVKAWLKDKTVKSGHITWREDVRKWHRGQDWIFEAGGMGVFDPGINALSILTEILPMPVHLSGAELDFPCNRSAPIAARLRFAQGITADFDFRQEGPQIWDMEFATDKGDIALRTGGNLLEINGKQAGGENTIMGEYPALYAKMARLVEAGLSDIDLRPMVLVADAFTLGQRNRVAAFDF; this is encoded by the coding sequence ATGAAAATAGCCCTGGTTGGCATTGGCAAGATCGCGCTCGACCAGCATGTGCCGGCGCTGAACGCGAGCCCTGACTGGGAAATCGCGGCGACGGTATCGCGGTCCGGGACGGTTCCGGGGGTCGAGGCCTTCACGCGGATCGAAGACATGCTGGCGGCGCGGCCCGATATCGGGGTCGTGTCGCTGGCGCTGCCGCCGGTGCCGCGCTTTGCGGTGGCTGAGGCCGCGCTGAGTGCGGGCCGCCATGTGATGCTGGAAAAGCCGCCGGCGGCCAGCCTTGCCGAGATCCATGCGCTGGAACGGCTGGCCACCGGGCAGGGCGTCAGTCTCTATACCAGCTGGCATTCGCGCGAGGCCGCAGGGGTAGCGGCAGTGAAGGCCTGGCTTAAGGACAAGACCGTGAAAAGCGGCCATATCACCTGGCGCGAAGATGTCCGCAAATGGCATCGCGGCCAGGACTGGATTTTCGAGGCCGGTGGTATGGGCGTCTTTGATCCGGGCATCAATGCGCTTTCGATCCTGACCGAGATCCTGCCGATGCCGGTGCATCTGAGCGGGGCGGAGCTGGATTTTCCTTGCAACCGATCCGCGCCGATTGCCGCTCGGTTGCGTTTCGCGCAGGGGATCACCGCAGATTTCGATTTCCGCCAGGAAGGGCCGCAGATCTGGGATATGGAATTTGCCACTGACAAAGGCGACATCGCGCTGCGAACTGGCGGCAACCTTCTGGAAATAAACGGGAAACAGGCCGGCGGCGAGAATACGATTATGGGTGAATATCCCGCACTTTATGCCAAAATGGCCCGCCTTGTTGAGGCCGGTCTTTCCGATATCGACCTGCGCCCGATGGTGCTGGTGGCCGATGCTTTCACGCTGGGACAGCGCAACAGGGTGGCGGCTTTTGATTTCTGA
- a CDS encoding amidohydrolase family protein, producing the protein MFDTIIRGANLPDGRDGYDIGIRKGEIAAVEKQLPAEAGEVIDAAGRLVSPAFCDPHFHMDATLSLGLPRMNASGTLLEGIALWGELRPRLTREALVERALRYCDLAVSQGLLHIRTHVDTSDPRLVTAEAMLEVQERVKDYIDLQLVAFPQDGYYRIPEGVKALERALDMGVGIVGGIPHFERTMEEGRLSLEALFRIAADRGLPVDIHCDETDDPLSRHVETMAALTIRFGLQGRVNGSHLTSMHSMDNYYVSKLIPLIAEAQMTATPNPLINIMLQGRHDSYPKRRGMTRVRELMAAGVNVSLGQDCCMDPWYSMGSGDMLEVAHMAVHVGQMGGIAEKHQIFDAVTVNSAKTMGLDGYGLAPGCKANLVILQAADVTEAIRLKPTRLYVLREGRVISRTAPRLPSLSLRGRPAQIDPGLDYLPPGKS; encoded by the coding sequence ATGTTCGACACCATCATCCGGGGCGCCAATCTGCCCGACGGCCGCGACGGCTATGATATCGGCATCCGCAAGGGTGAGATCGCGGCGGTGGAAAAGCAGCTGCCCGCCGAAGCCGGTGAAGTGATCGACGCCGCTGGCCGCCTGGTCTCGCCCGCGTTTTGTGATCCGCATTTCCATATGGATGCGACGCTCTCGCTGGGGCTGCCACGCATGAATGCTTCCGGCACGCTGCTTGAAGGGATCGCGCTCTGGGGCGAACTGCGGCCTAGGCTGACCCGTGAGGCGCTGGTCGAACGTGCGCTGCGCTATTGTGATCTGGCGGTTTCCCAGGGGCTTTTGCACATCCGCACCCATGTCGACACCTCTGACCCCCGCCTGGTGACCGCCGAGGCGATGCTTGAGGTGCAGGAGCGGGTAAAGGACTATATCGACCTTCAGCTCGTGGCCTTCCCGCAGGATGGCTATTACCGCATTCCCGAAGGGGTGAAAGCGCTGGAGCGCGCGCTGGATATGGGCGTGGGCATCGTCGGTGGCATCCCGCATTTCGAACGCACGATGGAGGAGGGGCGGCTCTCGCTGGAGGCCCTGTTCCGCATCGCCGCAGATCGTGGGCTGCCGGTCGATATACATTGCGACGAAACCGATGATCCGCTTTCGCGCCATGTCGAAACCATGGCCGCGCTGACCATCCGCTTCGGGTTGCAGGGCCGGGTCAATGGCTCGCATCTGACCTCGATGCATTCGATGGACAATTATTATGTGTCGAAACTGATCCCGCTGATCGCCGAGGCGCAGATGACTGCGACGCCGAACCCGCTGATCAATATCATGCTGCAGGGGCGGCATGACAGCTATCCGAAACGGCGCGGCATGACGCGGGTGCGCGAGCTGATGGCGGCGGGCGTCAATGTCTCGCTGGGCCAGGATTGCTGCATGGATCCCTGGTATTCGATGGGCTCGGGCGACATGCTCGAGGTCGCGCATATGGCGGTGCATGTCGGTCAGATGGGCGGGATTGCCGAGAAACATCAGATCTTTGACGCAGTGACAGTCAATTCGGCAAAGACCATGGGGCTTGACGGCTACGGGCTGGCGCCCGGATGCAAGGCCAATCTCGTGATCCTTCAGGCGGCGGATGTAACCGAGGCGATCCGGCTGAAACCGACACGGCTTTACGTGCTGCGCGAGGGCCGCGTGATCAGCCGCACCGCGCCGCGCCTGCCATCGCTGTCGCTGCGCGGTCGCCCGGCGCAGATTGATCCGGGCCTTGATTACCTGCCGCCCGGCAAGAGCTGA
- a CDS encoding ABC transporter permease encodes MSDILDILASAGLWAAVLRIATPLIFATLGALLCERAGVLNLGIEGIMTFGAMIGWFAVWNGADLWTGLFVAALSGMVFGALHAALTVTLGLSQHVSGLGVTLFASSFSYYLFRLLVPVEGTPPKIAPFQPLHIPALSDLPFFGQAVFTQTAPTWLAIALALALAFTLFRTPFGLAIRMTGENPHAAEAQGINPMVIRYGAVIAGSALMAMGGAFLTLSAFDSFIPTMVQGRGWICIALVVFASWRPGRALAGALLFAFFDAFQLRLQTVMGGALPYQLFLMVPFVLSILALAVMARRARVPQALMQPYRRGER; translated from the coding sequence ATGAGCGATATTCTCGATATCCTCGCCTCAGCGGGGCTTTGGGCAGCGGTTCTCAGGATCGCCACGCCGCTGATCTTCGCCACGCTCGGCGCGCTGTTATGCGAACGGGCGGGCGTTCTGAACCTTGGCATCGAAGGGATCATGACCTTTGGCGCTATGATCGGCTGGTTTGCCGTCTGGAATGGGGCCGATCTCTGGACGGGGCTTTTTGTCGCAGCTTTGTCGGGGATGGTGTTCGGGGCGCTGCATGCCGCACTTACCGTGACGCTGGGGCTGTCGCAGCATGTCTCGGGGCTGGGCGTTACGCTCTTCGCCTCGTCCTTCAGCTATTATCTCTTTCGCCTGCTGGTCCCGGTCGAGGGCACGCCGCCGAAGATCGCTCCCTTCCAGCCGCTGCATATTCCGGCTCTGTCTGATCTGCCCTTCTTCGGCCAGGCCGTCTTTACCCAGACCGCGCCGACCTGGCTCGCGATTGCGCTGGCGCTCGCCCTGGCCTTCACCCTTTTCCGCACGCCCTTTGGCCTTGCGATCCGCATGACCGGCGAGAACCCGCATGCCGCCGAGGCCCAGGGCATCAACCCGATGGTGATACGCTATGGCGCGGTGATCGCCGGATCGGCGCTGATGGCAATGGGAGGTGCTTTCCTGACGCTTTCCGCCTTTGACAGTTTCATCCCGACCATGGTCCAGGGGCGTGGCTGGATCTGCATCGCGCTGGTGGTCTTTGCCTCCTGGCGGCCGGGGCGGGCGCTGGCCGGCGCGCTTCTCTTCGCGTTTTTCGATGCCTTCCAGTTGCGGCTGCAAACCGTTATGGGCGGCGCGCTGCCCTATCAGCTTTTCCTGATGGTGCCCTTCGTGCTGTCGATCCTCGCGCTTGCGGTGATGGCACGTCGCGCGCGGGTGCCCCAGGCATTGATGCAACCCTATCGGCGCGGCGAGCGTTAA
- a CDS encoding ABC transporter permease, with translation MRFERREQIPPALAVLTPLIAVAISLALAGGLIALAGAPVLTAFGKIITGAFGSKLALTETLARTAPLILTGLAAAVAFRARLWNIGAEGQLYLGAIAVAAASAHLFGGLPGVVQIPLLFVTGALAGMILLLIPLWLRLRFQVDEVVTTLLLNFVALLVVSMLIDTVLKDPLAFGWPQSVPVASQAELPKIIPRSRLHIGLVVAVVLAFVVHFIQSRTAFGLQSRAAGLNPSGAAFAGVPLGRTLVLVAMLSGGLAGLAGAVEVMGITSYVTTELSPGYGYSGIVVAMLAGLNPLGVVLAALFTAVMFVGADAMSRSLAVPSYIADVTVALSLLTMLVAIFFTQYRIRR, from the coding sequence ATGCGGTTTGAACGGCGCGAACAAATCCCGCCGGCATTGGCGGTGCTGACGCCCCTGATCGCGGTCGCGATTTCGCTGGCGCTTGCGGGCGGGCTGATCGCGCTTGCCGGTGCGCCGGTTCTGACCGCGTTTGGCAAGATCATCACCGGGGCATTCGGCTCGAAGCTCGCGTTGACAGAGACGCTGGCGCGCACGGCGCCGCTGATCCTGACCGGGCTTGCGGCGGCGGTCGCCTTTCGCGCCCGGCTGTGGAATATCGGGGCAGAGGGGCAGCTTTACCTTGGCGCTATCGCCGTGGCGGCGGCGAGCGCGCATCTGTTCGGCGGGTTGCCGGGGGTGGTGCAGATCCCGCTTCTGTTCGTGACCGGCGCGCTGGCGGGGATGATCCTCCTGCTGATCCCGCTCTGGCTCCGGCTGCGGTTCCAGGTGGATGAGGTGGTGACGACGCTGCTTCTGAACTTCGTGGCGCTTTTGGTTGTCTCGATGCTGATCGACACGGTGCTGAAAGACCCACTCGCATTCGGCTGGCCGCAATCGGTTCCGGTTGCCTCGCAGGCCGAACTGCCAAAGATCATCCCGCGCTCGCGCCTCCATATCGGGCTTGTGGTCGCGGTTGTGCTGGCCTTTGTGGTGCATTTCATCCAGTCGCGCACGGCTTTCGGGCTGCAATCGAGGGCGGCGGGGCTGAACCCTTCGGGCGCCGCTTTCGCGGGTGTGCCACTGGGGCGGACGCTGGTGCTGGTCGCGATGCTGTCGGGGGGGCTGGCCGGGCTTGCCGGCGCGGTAGAGGTGATGGGCATCACCTCTTATGTCACGACCGAGCTGTCGCCCGGGTACGGCTATTCAGGGATTGTGGTCGCGATGCTTGCCGGGCTGAACCCGCTTGGCGTGGTGCTGGCGGCTTTGTTTACGGCGGTGATGTTTGTCGGCGCCGATGCGATGAGCCGCTCGCTCGCGGTACCGTCTTATATCGCCGACGTGACGGTCGCGCTCTCTTTGCTGACCATGCTGGTCGCGATCTTCTTCACCCAATACAGGATCCGCAGATGA
- a CDS encoding ABC transporter ATP-binding protein, with translation MSETVLDISQVSKRFGTTLANDNISLSLERGEIIALLGENGAGKTTLMSMLFGHYTPDSGHISVMGRLLPPGRPRAAIRAGIGMVHQHFSLAPNLSVMENVMTGTESLWRPWSDRAKCRARLMEISARFGLKTDPDARLGDLSVGEQQRVEILKALYNDAKILVLDEPTAVLTNVESEHMFANLKDMARQGLSIIFISHKLDEVMATADRIVVLRGGRVVAERRAVETSKAELAGLMVGREVRRPLREPATPGDVVLEAKAVTLREGGVERLKAVDFHLRAGEVLGIIGVSGNGQAALARLTGGLARRSAGEITLFGQPVGDLTVREVVGAGIGRIPEDRNHDGVIGEMAIWENAVLERLPEFTRRGLVDRKAGMEFARRIIEGFDVRGGTPASRIRLLSGGNMQKLILGRNLIEHPRILVAAQPARGLDEGAVAAVHERILDARRAGTAVLLISEDLDEVMALADRIQAITGGRLSPPVRPEGITARQLGLMMAGEWGAAEHAV, from the coding sequence ATGAGTGAAACCGTTCTCGACATCTCCCAGGTCAGCAAAAGGTTCGGCACGACGCTGGCGAATGACAATATTTCGCTGAGCCTTGAACGCGGTGAGATTATCGCCCTTCTGGGCGAGAATGGCGCGGGCAAGACGACGCTGATGTCGATGCTCTTTGGTCATTATACCCCTGATTCCGGGCATATTTCTGTAATGGGTCGACTGCTGCCGCCTGGGCGACCCAGGGCTGCGATCCGCGCAGGCATCGGCATGGTGCATCAGCATTTCTCGCTGGCCCCCAATTTGTCCGTGATGGAAAACGTGATGACCGGCACCGAGAGCCTCTGGCGGCCCTGGTCGGACCGGGCAAAATGCCGGGCGCGTCTGATGGAGATTTCCGCGCGTTTCGGGCTGAAGACCGACCCCGATGCGCGGCTTGGTGATCTGTCGGTGGGCGAGCAGCAGAGGGTCGAGATCCTCAAGGCGCTTTACAATGACGCGAAGATCCTTGTGCTGGATGAGCCGACCGCGGTTCTGACCAATGTAGAATCCGAACATATGTTCGCAAACCTCAAGGATATGGCGCGGCAGGGGCTTTCGATCATCTTCATCTCGCATAAGCTTGACGAGGTGATGGCGACCGCTGACCGGATCGTGGTGCTGCGCGGCGGGCGTGTGGTGGCAGAGCGCCGGGCGGTCGAGACCTCAAAGGCGGAACTTGCCGGGCTGATGGTCGGGCGCGAGGTGAGGCGGCCTCTGCGCGAGCCGGCCACCCCGGGCGATGTGGTGTTGGAGGCGAAAGCCGTCACCCTGCGCGAGGGCGGCGTCGAGCGGCTGAAAGCGGTCGATTTCCATCTGCGCGCGGGTGAGGTGCTGGGGATCATCGGGGTCTCGGGCAATGGTCAGGCGGCGCTGGCGCGGCTGACCGGCGGCCTTGCGCGGCGCAGCGCCGGCGAGATCACGTTGTTTGGCCAGCCGGTCGGCGATCTGACGGTGCGCGAGGTGGTGGGCGCCGGGATCGGCCGCATTCCCGAAGACCGCAATCATGATGGCGTCATTGGCGAAATGGCGATCTGGGAAAATGCGGTGCTGGAACGGCTGCCGGAATTCACCCGGCGCGGCCTTGTGGACCGCAAGGCGGGGATGGAATTCGCACGCCGGATCATCGAGGGCTTTGATGTGCGCGGGGGCACGCCTGCGAGCCGGATCCGGCTCTTGTCGGGGGGCAATATGCAAAAGCTGATCCTGGGGCGGAACCTGATCGAACATCCCAGAATCCTGGTCGCCGCGCAGCCGGCACGGGGCCTTGACGAGGGCGCGGTGGCGGCGGTGCATGAGCGCATCCTGGACGCGCGCCGCGCGGGGACGGCGGTGCTTCTGATTTCGGAAGATCTTGATGAGGTGATGGCGCTTGCAGACCGCATTCAGGCGATTACCGGCGGAAGGCTGTCGCCTCCGGTCCGCCCGGAAGGGATCACTGCGCGGCAGCTTGGCCTGATGATGGCCGGCGAATGGGGAGCGGCAGAACATGCGGTTTGA
- a CDS encoding amidase, producing MGSDATALASAIRRGHLTAAEAMEASFARAEACADLGALAHLNKPRGRELASEFDALPGNAPQRYAAFGGVPLVVKDLGAPFMGFPVCAGSAMFSRGGMGEDSQLAARFRAAGLCPFALTTVPEFGLSLASEPAVGPVAKNPLNPQLSPGGSSGGAAAAVAAGIAAIAHATDAGGSIRVPAAACGLVGLKPGRGSVPGGPGFGNHLGGIASELAICRSVRDAEAIFAAATIGGAQGPFASPLLEEAKSGPLTIGLVTDMGPDWPLDEARVEAVEAAARVLARNGHRIRPLEGEMVTDLAVRSGRIFADIVSINLAELSSRLDFSRAEQMTRAVVARGLGMTASALWASLNEMVYVARDLWRIFDGVDLLLTPMLSGPPLPAGSFPTDHSDTDLHFDRMARFAPLASLANISGAPAITLPFGADAAGLPLPVQLIAPMGQERLLLSIAARLEVEERWTHPFAVAGLT from the coding sequence ATGGGATCAGATGCGACAGCTTTGGCCTCGGCGATCCGCCGGGGCCATCTGACGGCGGCGGAGGCGATGGAAGCCTCTTTCGCGCGCGCAGAGGCATGCGCGGATCTTGGCGCGCTGGCGCATCTGAACAAGCCGCGCGGGCGGGAGCTGGCGAGCGAGTTTGACGCGCTTCCCGGCAATGCGCCGCAGCGCTATGCAGCCTTTGGCGGTGTGCCGCTGGTGGTCAAGGATCTCGGCGCGCCGTTTATGGGCTTTCCGGTCTGTGCCGGATCGGCGATGTTTTCGCGGGGCGGCATGGGTGAAGACAGCCAGCTGGCCGCAAGGTTCCGGGCGGCGGGGCTTTGCCCTTTCGCGCTGACAACGGTGCCTGAATTTGGCCTTTCGCTGGCGTCGGAGCCTGCGGTCGGGCCGGTGGCAAAGAACCCGCTGAACCCGCAGCTCTCACCCGGCGGGTCTTCGGGCGGGGCCGCGGCGGCGGTTGCGGCGGGGATAGCGGCGATCGCCCATGCGACCGATGCGGGTGGCTCGATCCGGGTGCCGGCAGCGGCCTGCGGACTTGTCGGGCTGAAGCCCGGGCGCGGATCAGTGCCGGGCGGCCCGGGCTTTGGCAACCATCTCGGCGGCATCGCAAGCGAGCTGGCGATCTGCCGTTCTGTCCGCGATGCGGAGGCGATCTTTGCCGCCGCGACCATCGGCGGCGCCCAGGGGCCTTTCGCGAGCCCCTTGCTGGAAGAGGCGAAATCAGGCCCCCTGACCATCGGGCTTGTCACTGATATGGGCCCGGACTGGCCCCTCGACGAGGCGAGGGTGGAGGCGGTCGAAGCGGCGGCGCGGGTTCTGGCCCGGAACGGCCACCGCATCCGCCCGCTTGAGGGCGAGATGGTGACGGACCTTGCCGTCCGCAGCGGGCGTATCTTTGCCGATATTGTCTCGATCAATCTCGCGGAACTCTCGTCGCGGCTGGATTTCAGTCGGGCCGAACAGATGACCCGGGCGGTGGTGGCGCGGGGCCTTGGTATGACGGCAAGCGCGCTCTGGGCCAGCCTGAACGAGATGGTCTATGTCGCGCGCGATCTGTGGCGGATTTTTGACGGGGTGGACCTGCTGCTGACGCCGATGCTGTCCGGGCCACCGCTGCCCGCTGGATCCTTTCCGACCGATCATTCGGATACCGATCTGCATTTCGACCGGATGGCGCGTTTCGCGCCGCTGGCGAGCCTTGCGAATATCTCTGGCGCCCCCGCGATTACGCTGCCTTTCGGCGCCGATGCTGCAGGGCTGCCGCTGCCGGTGCAGCTGATTGCGCCGATGGGGCAGGAGCGACTGCTCCTCTCGATTGCCGCCCGGCTTGAGGTCGAAGAGCGCTGGACCCATCCCTTTGCCGTCGCGGGGCTGACATGA
- a CDS encoding BMP family protein produces MTRDLRVSRRFLLQSGVILGASSLPLLRPAYAATPVRVAGVHGSPVENAWNSVLHKALLEAAADGTIEYTFSEGISATDYPRAMREYAEAGNQLIIGETFPVERQGREVAADYPDTAFAMGSSGGPEGDNFGTFGTWNYDGAYLAGMLAGKMTKSNVVGSVGAIPIPEINLLINAFAEGVKAVNPEAKHLVAWIGTFFDPPKAREAGLAMIDAGADILFGERIGTADAAKERGVKAIGSLIDYTPMYPDTVFANALWGFRPILNAIVADVAAGNPTGKDYTPFGLMKEGGSDISYVAGVAPSEAEAEMEKVRAEIKAGSFTVPQNFDEPK; encoded by the coding sequence ATGACCAGGGATCTTCGCGTTTCACGCCGCTTTCTTCTGCAATCGGGGGTGATCCTCGGCGCGTCCTCGCTGCCTTTGCTGCGGCCAGCCTATGCGGCAACGCCGGTCAGGGTCGCGGGCGTGCATGGCTCGCCGGTGGAAAACGCCTGGAATTCGGTGCTGCATAAGGCGCTTCTGGAAGCGGCGGCTGATGGCACCATCGAATACACCTTCTCGGAAGGGATTTCGGCCACCGACTACCCGCGCGCGATGCGGGAATATGCCGAAGCCGGCAATCAGCTGATCATCGGCGAGACCTTCCCGGTCGAGCGGCAGGGCCGCGAAGTCGCTGCCGATTACCCGGATACCGCCTTTGCCATGGGCTCGTCCGGCGGGCCGGAAGGGGATAATTTCGGCACATTCGGCACCTGGAATTATGACGGCGCCTATCTCGCGGGCATGCTTGCGGGCAAGATGACAAAGTCGAATGTGGTGGGGTCCGTCGGTGCCATCCCGATCCCGGAAATCAACCTTCTGATCAATGCCTTCGCCGAAGGCGTCAAGGCGGTGAACCCCGAGGCGAAACATCTTGTCGCCTGGATCGGAACCTTCTTTGACCCGCCGAAAGCCCGCGAGGCCGGGCTTGCGATGATTGATGCCGGCGCGGATATCCTCTTTGGCGAACGGATCGGTACGGCGGATGCCGCCAAAGAACGTGGCGTCAAGGCCATTGGCTCGCTGATCGACTATACGCCGATGTATCCCGACACGGTTTTCGCCAATGCGCTCTGGGGCTTCCGTCCGATCCTGAATGCGATTGTGGCCGACGTAGCGGCGGGCAATCCGACCGGCAAGGATTATACCCCCTTTGGCCTGATGAAAGAGGGCGGCAGCGATATTTCCTATGTGGCCGGTGTGGCGCCTTCCGAGGCAGAGGCCGAGATGGAGAAGGTCCGGGCCGAGATCAAGGCCGGCAGTTTCACCGTGCCGCAAAACTTCGACGAGCCGAAGTAA